One region of Sardina pilchardus chromosome 18, fSarPil1.1, whole genome shotgun sequence genomic DNA includes:
- the LOC134064519 gene encoding NLR family CARD domain-containing protein 3-like isoform X7, with translation MWEPNNFDGGTGKRSVSPVPSVLSLKSDESMWEPNNFDGGTGERKVSHKDCVSADGHVTEASKSTPALCSNSSRSPSPPHTVQPDNNSYSGSIKQGNILETVKMNHKATMKKRFEQVCEGNIKPGNKTPLNRIFTPLYITEGWTESLKAHEARQIETSRRRTQDNIINCNDIFKTLLEEKVCIRAVLTTGVAGIGKTVSVQKFILDWAEDKANCDIDFIFVLPFREMNLITNEQYCFHQLLVDLHPALKQLTDNKMYEECNLVVIFDGLDESRIRLNFTSDQALKLHDVSKISSIGDLITNLILGNLLPSAHIWITSRPAAAGQIPDQFISRVTEVRGFTDQQKDEYFRKKISDQTQAKQIISHIKASRSLHFMCHIPVVSWISSIVLQEVFQHNREEIPQTLTEIFTHFLIIQMNMKSQKFGEMEDGAPSSKVLEENKDVILKLAELAFTQLEKGNLLFYAEDLEECGIDVTEASVYSGLCTLFREEFVFTQKKVFSFVHLSIQEFLAALYAFYSYVNRNVKALKCLLAGWERQHFLETLLKDAVDKSLKSEDGHWDMFVRFLLGLSLESNQRLLHGLLTHIVSSSESIEKTIKYTKEIIRYKDVKERCMNLLLCLLEMKDNSLHKEIQEYLESGKELFPSHCSVLAYMILVSDDVLDELDLQKYTITSEGRRRLLEAVGRCRKARLIGCHLTREHLKTVASALQSETSQLRHLNLSYNDLKDLPNELFTAIEFEHCKLERLTLNCCELKEDFCGLLSSLLKSEHTCLKELDLSNNDLRDEGVAQLSDGLMSPKCKVEVLVLSGCLVSKKGFEVLATVLEANTSHLRELDLSYNHPSETAVSCRFSLKQNKGYKLRSLNVQHCGDLRLKPGLRKYACELTMDPNTPHKDIALSKKDTKAKRGIMRLYPPHEERFEVFEQVLCREGLRGRCYWEAEWSHNGAAIAVAYRGIHRKGNVGSEFGSNDKSWSLKCCDNVYIVKHNGKNIDIPVPPSNRNCIGVYLDWPAGTLSFYKVFNEGRVHLHTFCTTFTEPVYPGFGLEYDSSVYLCEMK, from the exons ATGTGGGAGCCTAACAATTTCGATGGAGGGACTGGCAAGAG ATCAGTGTCCCCAGTGCCAAGTGTTTTATCATTGAAGAGTGATGAATCCATGTGGGAGCCTAACAATTTCGATGGAGGGACTGGCGAGAGGAAAGTATCACATAA GGATTGTGTTAGCGCCGATGGACATGTGACTGAAGCATCAAAGAGTACCCCTGCTCTGTGTTCCAACAGTTCCAGATCACCTTCACCCCCACACACGGTTCAGCCAGACAACAACTCGTATTCTGGTTCCATCAAAC AGGGCAATATCCTGGAAACAGTGAAGATGAACCATAAAGCCACCATGAAAAAGAGGTTTGAGCAAGTATGTGAGGGAAATATTAAACCAGGAAACAAAACTCCTTTAAACAGGATATTTACACCCCTCTATATCACTGAGGGGTGGACTGAAAGTCTGAAAGCCCATGAAGCTCGACAAATTGAAACATCAAGAAGACGAACACAAGATAACATAATCAACTGCAATGATATCTTTAAAACATTGCTtgaagagaaagtgtgtatcaGAGCAGTGCTAACCACAGGGgttgctggcattggaaaaactgtGTCTGTGCAGAAATTCATTCTTGACTGGGCAGAGGACAAGGCAAATTGTGATATAGATTTCATATTTGTGCTGCCTTTCCGAGAAATGAACCTAATCACAAATGAACAGTACTGTTTTCACCAACTTCTGGTTGATCTCCATCCTGCCTTGAAACAGCTAACAGATAACAAGATGTATGAGGAGTGCAATCTGGTTGTCATTTTTGATGGACTGGATGAAAGCAGAATTAGATTGAACTTTACCAGTGATCAAGCCCTGAAACTCCATGATGTTTCTAAGATATCTTCAATTGGCGATCTGATCACAAACCTGATCCTGGGGAATCTTCTCCCATCAGCTCACATATGGATCACATCAagaccagcagcagctggaCAGATCCCTGATCAGTTCATCAGTCGTGTGACTGAAGTGCGTGGATTTACTGACCAACAGAAGGATGAGTACTTTCGGAAGAAAATAAGTGATCAGACTCAGGCCAAGCAaatcatctcacacattaaGGCATCAAGAAGCCTTCATTTCATGTGCCACATACCAGTTGTCAGTTGGATCTCGTCCATTGTGCTTCAAGAAGTCTTCCAACACAACAGGGAAGAAATACCCCAAACTCTTACTGAAATATTCACTCATTTCTTAATCATTCAGATGAACATGAAGAGCCAAAAATTTGGGGAAATGGAAGACGGGGCTCCAAGCAGCAAGGTTCTTGAGGAAAACAAAGATGTCATTTTGAAGTTAGCAGAACTAGCATTCACACAACTGGAGAAAGGAAATCTGCTGTTTTATGCAGAGGACCTTGAGGAATGCGGCATTGATGTCACTGAGGCCTCAGTATACAGTGGTTTGTGTACACTTTTCAGAGAAGAATTCGTGTTCACGCAAAAAAAGGTCTTCAGTTTTGTTCACCTCTCAATTCAGGAGTTTCTTGCAGCTCTCTATGCATTCTACTCTTATGTGAACAGAAATGTCAAAGCTCTGAAATGTCTCCTCGCTGGTTGGGAGAGACAGCACTTCCTGGAAACACTGCTGAAGGATGCTGTGGACAAGTCCTTGAAGAGTGAAGATGGACACTGGGACATGTTTGTGCGGTTCCTTTTGGGGCTCTCGCTGGAGTCGAACCAGAGACTCCTACATGGCCTACTGACACACATAGTGAGCAGCTCAGAGAGCATCGAGAAAACCATCAAATATACCAAAGAAATCATCCGCTACAAAGATGTCAAAGAAAGATGCATGAATCTCTTGCTTTGCTTGCTGGAAATGAAAGACAACTCCTTACACAAAGAGATTCAAGAGTATCTGGAGTCTGGAAAAGAGCTCTTTCCTTCTCACTGCTCAGTGCTGGCCTATATGATCCTTGTCTCAGATGATGTACTCGATGAACTTGACCTGCAGAAGTACACCATAACCAGTGAGGGTCGTAGACGGCTACTGGAAGCTGTGGGTCGCTGCAGAAAGGCACG tcTGATTGGCTGCCATCTGACAAGGGAACACCTGAAGACAGTGGCCTCAGCTCTTCAGTCAGAAACCTCTCAGCTAAGACATCTAAATCTGAGTTACAACGACCTGAAAGATTTGCCAAATGAGCTCTTTACTGCCATTGAGTTTGAACATTGCAAACTGGAAAGACTTAC GCTGAATTGTTGTGAACTGAAAGAGGACTTCTGTGGCCTCCTAAGCTCTCTGCTCAAGTCAGAACACACTTGCTTAAAAGAGCTCGATCTGAGCAACAATGATCTTCGTGATGAAGGAGTAGCACAACTCTCAGATGGGCTTATGTCTCCAAAATGTAAAGTTGAAGTTCTTGT GCTCTCAGGTTGTCTTGTGTCAAAAAAGGGTTTTGAAGTTTTAGCCACAGTTCTAGAGGCAAATACTTCCCACCTCAGAGAGCTGGATTTGAGCTACAATCACCCAAGTGAAACTGCAGTGTCATGCAGATTCTCTCTGAAACAGAACAAAGGCTATAAACTGAGATCACTTAA TGTTCAACATTGTGGAGATTTGAGATTGAAACCAGGTCTGAGAAAAT atgcctgtgagctcacaatggacccaaacacaccacacaaagaCATAGCTCTGTCCAAGAAGGACACCAAAGCCAAACGAGGGATCATGCGACTGTACCCTCCCCACGAAGAGCGGTTCGAGGTCTTTGAGCAAGTGCTGTGCAGAGAGGGTTTGAgaggacgctgctactgggaggctgagtggagtcaCAATGGAGCTGCTATTGCGGTGGCATACCGAGGCATCCACAGGAAAGGAAACGTTGGCAGCGAGTTTGGTTCTAATGATAAATCCTGGAGCTTGAAGTGCTGTGATAATGTTTACATTGTTAAGCACAATGGTAAAAATATTGACATACCAGTGCCACCATCCAACCGAAACTGTATAGGTGTGTatctggactggccagcaggaACATTGTCTTTCTACAAAGTCTTTAATGAAGGACGGGTGCATTTGCACACATTTTGTACAACATTTACTGAGCCTGTGTATCCAGGGTTTGGGCTTGAATATGACTCATCTGTATATCTTTGTGAGATGAAATAG
- the LOC134064519 gene encoding NLR family CARD domain-containing protein 3-like isoform X5, whose amino-acid sequence MWEPNNFDGGTGKRSVSPVPSVLSLKSDESMWEPNNFDGGTGKSRSVSPVPSVLSLKSDESMWEPNNFDGGTGERKVSHKDCVSADGHVTEASKSTPALCSNSSRSPSPPHTVQPDNNSYSGSIKQGNILETVKMNHKATMKKRFEQVCEGNIKPGNKTPLNRIFTPLYITEGWTESLKAHEARQIETSRRRTQDNIINCNDIFKTLLEEKVCIRAVLTTGVAGIGKTVSVQKFILDWAEDKANCDIDFIFVLPFREMNLITNEQYCFHQLLVDLHPALKQLTDNKMYEECNLVVIFDGLDESRIRLNFTSDQALKLHDVSKISSIGDLITNLILGNLLPSAHIWITSRPAAAGQIPDQFISRVTEVRGFTDQQKDEYFRKKISDQTQAKQIISHIKASRSLHFMCHIPVVSWISSIVLQEVFQHNREEIPQTLTEIFTHFLIIQMNMKSQKFGEMEDGAPSSKVLEENKDVILKLAELAFTQLEKGNLLFYAEDLEECGIDVTEASVYSGLCTLFREEFVFTQKKVFSFVHLSIQEFLAALYAFYSYVNRNVKALKCLLAGWERQHFLETLLKDAVDKSLKSEDGHWDMFVRFLLGLSLESNQRLLHGLLTHIVSSSESIEKTIKYTKEIIRYKDVKERCMNLLLCLLEMKDNSLHKEIQEYLESGKELFPSHCSVLAYMILVSDDVLDELDLQKYTITSEGRRRLLEAVGRCRKARLIGCHLTREHLKTVASALQSETSQLRHLNLSYNDLKDLPNELFTAIEFEHCKLERLTLNCCELKEDFCGLLSSLLKSEHTCLKELDLSNNDLRDEGVAQLSDGLMSPKCKVEVLVLSGCLVSKKGFEVLATVLEANTSHLRELDLSYNHPSETAVSCRFSLKQNKGYKLRSLNVQHCGDLRLKPGLRKYACELTMDPNTPHKDIALSKKDTKAKRGIMRLYPPHEERFEVFEQVLCREGLRGRCYWEAEWSHNGAAIAVAYRGIHRKGNVGSEFGSNDKSWSLKCCDNVYIVKHNGKNIDIPVPPSNRNCIGVYLDWPAGTLSFYKVFNEGRVHLHTFCTTFTEPVYPGFGLEYDSSVYLCEMK is encoded by the exons ATCAGTGTCCCCAGTGCCAAGTGTTTTATCATTGAAGAGTGATGAATCCATGTGGGAGCCTAACAATTTCGATGGAGGGACTGGCAAGAG TAGATCAGTGTCCCCAGTGCCAAGTGTTTTATCATTGAAGAGTGATGAATCCATGTGGGAGCCTAACAATTTCGATGGAGGGACTGGCGAGAGGAAAGTATCACATAA GGATTGTGTTAGCGCCGATGGACATGTGACTGAAGCATCAAAGAGTACCCCTGCTCTGTGTTCCAACAGTTCCAGATCACCTTCACCCCCACACACGGTTCAGCCAGACAACAACTCGTATTCTGGTTCCATCAAAC AGGGCAATATCCTGGAAACAGTGAAGATGAACCATAAAGCCACCATGAAAAAGAGGTTTGAGCAAGTATGTGAGGGAAATATTAAACCAGGAAACAAAACTCCTTTAAACAGGATATTTACACCCCTCTATATCACTGAGGGGTGGACTGAAAGTCTGAAAGCCCATGAAGCTCGACAAATTGAAACATCAAGAAGACGAACACAAGATAACATAATCAACTGCAATGATATCTTTAAAACATTGCTtgaagagaaagtgtgtatcaGAGCAGTGCTAACCACAGGGgttgctggcattggaaaaactgtGTCTGTGCAGAAATTCATTCTTGACTGGGCAGAGGACAAGGCAAATTGTGATATAGATTTCATATTTGTGCTGCCTTTCCGAGAAATGAACCTAATCACAAATGAACAGTACTGTTTTCACCAACTTCTGGTTGATCTCCATCCTGCCTTGAAACAGCTAACAGATAACAAGATGTATGAGGAGTGCAATCTGGTTGTCATTTTTGATGGACTGGATGAAAGCAGAATTAGATTGAACTTTACCAGTGATCAAGCCCTGAAACTCCATGATGTTTCTAAGATATCTTCAATTGGCGATCTGATCACAAACCTGATCCTGGGGAATCTTCTCCCATCAGCTCACATATGGATCACATCAagaccagcagcagctggaCAGATCCCTGATCAGTTCATCAGTCGTGTGACTGAAGTGCGTGGATTTACTGACCAACAGAAGGATGAGTACTTTCGGAAGAAAATAAGTGATCAGACTCAGGCCAAGCAaatcatctcacacattaaGGCATCAAGAAGCCTTCATTTCATGTGCCACATACCAGTTGTCAGTTGGATCTCGTCCATTGTGCTTCAAGAAGTCTTCCAACACAACAGGGAAGAAATACCCCAAACTCTTACTGAAATATTCACTCATTTCTTAATCATTCAGATGAACATGAAGAGCCAAAAATTTGGGGAAATGGAAGACGGGGCTCCAAGCAGCAAGGTTCTTGAGGAAAACAAAGATGTCATTTTGAAGTTAGCAGAACTAGCATTCACACAACTGGAGAAAGGAAATCTGCTGTTTTATGCAGAGGACCTTGAGGAATGCGGCATTGATGTCACTGAGGCCTCAGTATACAGTGGTTTGTGTACACTTTTCAGAGAAGAATTCGTGTTCACGCAAAAAAAGGTCTTCAGTTTTGTTCACCTCTCAATTCAGGAGTTTCTTGCAGCTCTCTATGCATTCTACTCTTATGTGAACAGAAATGTCAAAGCTCTGAAATGTCTCCTCGCTGGTTGGGAGAGACAGCACTTCCTGGAAACACTGCTGAAGGATGCTGTGGACAAGTCCTTGAAGAGTGAAGATGGACACTGGGACATGTTTGTGCGGTTCCTTTTGGGGCTCTCGCTGGAGTCGAACCAGAGACTCCTACATGGCCTACTGACACACATAGTGAGCAGCTCAGAGAGCATCGAGAAAACCATCAAATATACCAAAGAAATCATCCGCTACAAAGATGTCAAAGAAAGATGCATGAATCTCTTGCTTTGCTTGCTGGAAATGAAAGACAACTCCTTACACAAAGAGATTCAAGAGTATCTGGAGTCTGGAAAAGAGCTCTTTCCTTCTCACTGCTCAGTGCTGGCCTATATGATCCTTGTCTCAGATGATGTACTCGATGAACTTGACCTGCAGAAGTACACCATAACCAGTGAGGGTCGTAGACGGCTACTGGAAGCTGTGGGTCGCTGCAGAAAGGCACG tcTGATTGGCTGCCATCTGACAAGGGAACACCTGAAGACAGTGGCCTCAGCTCTTCAGTCAGAAACCTCTCAGCTAAGACATCTAAATCTGAGTTACAACGACCTGAAAGATTTGCCAAATGAGCTCTTTACTGCCATTGAGTTTGAACATTGCAAACTGGAAAGACTTAC GCTGAATTGTTGTGAACTGAAAGAGGACTTCTGTGGCCTCCTAAGCTCTCTGCTCAAGTCAGAACACACTTGCTTAAAAGAGCTCGATCTGAGCAACAATGATCTTCGTGATGAAGGAGTAGCACAACTCTCAGATGGGCTTATGTCTCCAAAATGTAAAGTTGAAGTTCTTGT GCTCTCAGGTTGTCTTGTGTCAAAAAAGGGTTTTGAAGTTTTAGCCACAGTTCTAGAGGCAAATACTTCCCACCTCAGAGAGCTGGATTTGAGCTACAATCACCCAAGTGAAACTGCAGTGTCATGCAGATTCTCTCTGAAACAGAACAAAGGCTATAAACTGAGATCACTTAA TGTTCAACATTGTGGAGATTTGAGATTGAAACCAGGTCTGAGAAAAT atgcctgtgagctcacaatggacccaaacacaccacacaaagaCATAGCTCTGTCCAAGAAGGACACCAAAGCCAAACGAGGGATCATGCGACTGTACCCTCCCCACGAAGAGCGGTTCGAGGTCTTTGAGCAAGTGCTGTGCAGAGAGGGTTTGAgaggacgctgctactgggaggctgagtggagtcaCAATGGAGCTGCTATTGCGGTGGCATACCGAGGCATCCACAGGAAAGGAAACGTTGGCAGCGAGTTTGGTTCTAATGATAAATCCTGGAGCTTGAAGTGCTGTGATAATGTTTACATTGTTAAGCACAATGGTAAAAATATTGACATACCAGTGCCACCATCCAACCGAAACTGTATAGGTGTGTatctggactggccagcaggaACATTGTCTTTCTACAAAGTCTTTAATGAAGGACGGGTGCATTTGCACACATTTTGTACAACATTTACTGAGCCTGTGTATCCAGGGTTTGGGCTTGAATATGACTCATCTGTATATCTTTGTGAGATGAAATAG
- the LOC134064519 gene encoding NLR family CARD domain-containing protein 3-like isoform X1 produces the protein MDNRMSLTEERAQGDTDPSTATTPSYAQPSPLTMEINEAKAQLSELTHTSCFGQRSVSPVPSVLSLKSDESMWEPNNFDGGTGKSRSVSPVPSVLSLKSDESMWEPNNFDGGTGKSRSVSPVPSVLSLKSDESMWEPNNFDGGTGERKVSHKDCVSADGHVTEASKSTPALCSNSSRSPSPPHTVQPDNNSYSGSIKQGNILETVKMNHKATMKKRFEQVCEGNIKPGNKTPLNRIFTPLYITEGWTESLKAHEARQIETSRRRTQDNIINCNDIFKTLLEEKVCIRAVLTTGVAGIGKTVSVQKFILDWAEDKANCDIDFIFVLPFREMNLITNEQYCFHQLLVDLHPALKQLTDNKMYEECNLVVIFDGLDESRIRLNFTSDQALKLHDVSKISSIGDLITNLILGNLLPSAHIWITSRPAAAGQIPDQFISRVTEVRGFTDQQKDEYFRKKISDQTQAKQIISHIKASRSLHFMCHIPVVSWISSIVLQEVFQHNREEIPQTLTEIFTHFLIIQMNMKSQKFGEMEDGAPSSKVLEENKDVILKLAELAFTQLEKGNLLFYAEDLEECGIDVTEASVYSGLCTLFREEFVFTQKKVFSFVHLSIQEFLAALYAFYSYVNRNVKALKCLLAGWERQHFLETLLKDAVDKSLKSEDGHWDMFVRFLLGLSLESNQRLLHGLLTHIVSSSESIEKTIKYTKEIIRYKDVKERCMNLLLCLLEMKDNSLHKEIQEYLESGKELFPSHCSVLAYMILVSDDVLDELDLQKYTITSEGRRRLLEAVGRCRKARLIGCHLTREHLKTVASALQSETSQLRHLNLSYNDLKDLPNELFTAIEFEHCKLERLTLNCCELKEDFCGLLSSLLKSEHTCLKELDLSNNDLRDEGVAQLSDGLMSPKCKVEVLVLSGCLVSKKGFEVLATVLEANTSHLRELDLSYNHPSETAVSCRFSLKQNKGYKLRSLNVQHCGDLRLKPGLRKYACELTMDPNTPHKDIALSKKDTKAKRGIMRLYPPHEERFEVFEQVLCREGLRGRCYWEAEWSHNGAAIAVAYRGIHRKGNVGSEFGSNDKSWSLKCCDNVYIVKHNGKNIDIPVPPSNRNCIGVYLDWPAGTLSFYKVFNEGRVHLHTFCTTFTEPVYPGFGLEYDSSVYLCEMK, from the exons TAGATCAGTGTCCCCAGTGCCAAGTGTTTTATCATTGAAGAGTGATGAATCCATGTGGGAGCCTAACAATTTCGATGGAGGGACTGGCAAGAG TAGATCAGTGTCCCCAGTGCCAAGTGTTTTATCATTGAAGAGTGATGAATCCATGTGGGAGCCTAACAATTTCGATGGAGGGACTGGCGAGAGGAAAGTATCACATAA GGATTGTGTTAGCGCCGATGGACATGTGACTGAAGCATCAAAGAGTACCCCTGCTCTGTGTTCCAACAGTTCCAGATCACCTTCACCCCCACACACGGTTCAGCCAGACAACAACTCGTATTCTGGTTCCATCAAAC AGGGCAATATCCTGGAAACAGTGAAGATGAACCATAAAGCCACCATGAAAAAGAGGTTTGAGCAAGTATGTGAGGGAAATATTAAACCAGGAAACAAAACTCCTTTAAACAGGATATTTACACCCCTCTATATCACTGAGGGGTGGACTGAAAGTCTGAAAGCCCATGAAGCTCGACAAATTGAAACATCAAGAAGACGAACACAAGATAACATAATCAACTGCAATGATATCTTTAAAACATTGCTtgaagagaaagtgtgtatcaGAGCAGTGCTAACCACAGGGgttgctggcattggaaaaactgtGTCTGTGCAGAAATTCATTCTTGACTGGGCAGAGGACAAGGCAAATTGTGATATAGATTTCATATTTGTGCTGCCTTTCCGAGAAATGAACCTAATCACAAATGAACAGTACTGTTTTCACCAACTTCTGGTTGATCTCCATCCTGCCTTGAAACAGCTAACAGATAACAAGATGTATGAGGAGTGCAATCTGGTTGTCATTTTTGATGGACTGGATGAAAGCAGAATTAGATTGAACTTTACCAGTGATCAAGCCCTGAAACTCCATGATGTTTCTAAGATATCTTCAATTGGCGATCTGATCACAAACCTGATCCTGGGGAATCTTCTCCCATCAGCTCACATATGGATCACATCAagaccagcagcagctggaCAGATCCCTGATCAGTTCATCAGTCGTGTGACTGAAGTGCGTGGATTTACTGACCAACAGAAGGATGAGTACTTTCGGAAGAAAATAAGTGATCAGACTCAGGCCAAGCAaatcatctcacacattaaGGCATCAAGAAGCCTTCATTTCATGTGCCACATACCAGTTGTCAGTTGGATCTCGTCCATTGTGCTTCAAGAAGTCTTCCAACACAACAGGGAAGAAATACCCCAAACTCTTACTGAAATATTCACTCATTTCTTAATCATTCAGATGAACATGAAGAGCCAAAAATTTGGGGAAATGGAAGACGGGGCTCCAAGCAGCAAGGTTCTTGAGGAAAACAAAGATGTCATTTTGAAGTTAGCAGAACTAGCATTCACACAACTGGAGAAAGGAAATCTGCTGTTTTATGCAGAGGACCTTGAGGAATGCGGCATTGATGTCACTGAGGCCTCAGTATACAGTGGTTTGTGTACACTTTTCAGAGAAGAATTCGTGTTCACGCAAAAAAAGGTCTTCAGTTTTGTTCACCTCTCAATTCAGGAGTTTCTTGCAGCTCTCTATGCATTCTACTCTTATGTGAACAGAAATGTCAAAGCTCTGAAATGTCTCCTCGCTGGTTGGGAGAGACAGCACTTCCTGGAAACACTGCTGAAGGATGCTGTGGACAAGTCCTTGAAGAGTGAAGATGGACACTGGGACATGTTTGTGCGGTTCCTTTTGGGGCTCTCGCTGGAGTCGAACCAGAGACTCCTACATGGCCTACTGACACACATAGTGAGCAGCTCAGAGAGCATCGAGAAAACCATCAAATATACCAAAGAAATCATCCGCTACAAAGATGTCAAAGAAAGATGCATGAATCTCTTGCTTTGCTTGCTGGAAATGAAAGACAACTCCTTACACAAAGAGATTCAAGAGTATCTGGAGTCTGGAAAAGAGCTCTTTCCTTCTCACTGCTCAGTGCTGGCCTATATGATCCTTGTCTCAGATGATGTACTCGATGAACTTGACCTGCAGAAGTACACCATAACCAGTGAGGGTCGTAGACGGCTACTGGAAGCTGTGGGTCGCTGCAGAAAGGCACG tcTGATTGGCTGCCATCTGACAAGGGAACACCTGAAGACAGTGGCCTCAGCTCTTCAGTCAGAAACCTCTCAGCTAAGACATCTAAATCTGAGTTACAACGACCTGAAAGATTTGCCAAATGAGCTCTTTACTGCCATTGAGTTTGAACATTGCAAACTGGAAAGACTTAC GCTGAATTGTTGTGAACTGAAAGAGGACTTCTGTGGCCTCCTAAGCTCTCTGCTCAAGTCAGAACACACTTGCTTAAAAGAGCTCGATCTGAGCAACAATGATCTTCGTGATGAAGGAGTAGCACAACTCTCAGATGGGCTTATGTCTCCAAAATGTAAAGTTGAAGTTCTTGT GCTCTCAGGTTGTCTTGTGTCAAAAAAGGGTTTTGAAGTTTTAGCCACAGTTCTAGAGGCAAATACTTCCCACCTCAGAGAGCTGGATTTGAGCTACAATCACCCAAGTGAAACTGCAGTGTCATGCAGATTCTCTCTGAAACAGAACAAAGGCTATAAACTGAGATCACTTAA TGTTCAACATTGTGGAGATTTGAGATTGAAACCAGGTCTGAGAAAAT atgcctgtgagctcacaatggacccaaacacaccacacaaagaCATAGCTCTGTCCAAGAAGGACACCAAAGCCAAACGAGGGATCATGCGACTGTACCCTCCCCACGAAGAGCGGTTCGAGGTCTTTGAGCAAGTGCTGTGCAGAGAGGGTTTGAgaggacgctgctactgggaggctgagtggagtcaCAATGGAGCTGCTATTGCGGTGGCATACCGAGGCATCCACAGGAAAGGAAACGTTGGCAGCGAGTTTGGTTCTAATGATAAATCCTGGAGCTTGAAGTGCTGTGATAATGTTTACATTGTTAAGCACAATGGTAAAAATATTGACATACCAGTGCCACCATCCAACCGAAACTGTATAGGTGTGTatctggactggccagcaggaACATTGTCTTTCTACAAAGTCTTTAATGAAGGACGGGTGCATTTGCACACATTTTGTACAACATTTACTGAGCCTGTGTATCCAGGGTTTGGGCTTGAATATGACTCATCTGTATATCTTTGTGAGATGAAATAG